One Nitrospirota bacterium genomic window carries:
- a CDS encoding adenylate/guanylate cyclase domain-containing protein: MPEAAVLFADVSGSTRLYETAGDQAAHAAIERCVGIMRQKTEAARGKVIKTIGDEVMSTFPSADAAADAAIEMQSAINELLPVGGTKIGIRIGFYYGPIVEKDGDVFGDAVNVAARLSHVAVKGQIITARETVLRMSPMLKSATRKISQIAVKGKSEPIEAYELMWQQSEDATTLAAARSVLKPKNAVLRLKMQQGGETVLSDERTVVSLGRDPAADLVVRDRMASRSHGKIERRLD, from the coding sequence ATGCCGGAGGCCGCAGTCCTTTTCGCTGACGTGAGCGGCAGCACCAGGCTGTACGAGACAGCCGGCGATCAGGCGGCGCACGCCGCCATCGAGCGCTGCGTCGGCATCATGCGGCAGAAGACCGAGGCTGCGCGCGGCAAGGTGATCAAGACGATCGGCGACGAGGTGATGTCCACATTCCCGAGCGCGGACGCCGCGGCCGACGCCGCGATCGAGATGCAAAGCGCGATCAACGAGCTGCTTCCGGTGGGCGGCACCAAGATCGGCATCCGCATCGGCTTTTACTACGGCCCGATCGTGGAGAAAGACGGTGACGTGTTCGGCGATGCCGTGAATGTGGCTGCGCGCCTGTCGCACGTCGCGGTGAAGGGCCAGATCATCACCGCGCGCGAAACCGTGCTGCGGATGTCGCCGATGCTGAAGAGCGCGACACGCAAGATCAGCCAGATCGCGGTCAAGGGCAAGTCCGAGCCGATCGAAGCCTACGAGCTGATGTGGCAGCAGAGCGAGGACGCGACCACGCTCGCCGCCGCGCGTTCGGTGCTCAAGCCGAAGAACGCGGTGCTGCGCCTGAAGATGCAGCAGGGCGGAGAAACCGTCCTGTCGGACGAGCGCACGGTGGTCTCGCTCGGGCGCGATCCCGCGGCCGATCTGGTGGTGCGCGACCGCATGGCTTCGCGTTCGCACGGCAAGATCGAGCGGCGGCTGGAC